A section of the Streptomyces sp. NBC_01591 genome encodes:
- a CDS encoding PIG-L family deacetylase codes for MIDRLLTLMAVHAHPDDEATGTGGVLARYAAEGIRTVLVTCTDGGCGDGPGGVKPGDPGHDPAAVALMRRQELKASCDVLKVSDLETLDYADSGMIGWPSNDAPGSFWQTPVEEGAARLAELMRHYRPDVVVTYDENGFYGHPDHIQAHRITMAALEMTALTPKVYWTTMPRSMMQRFGETMREFHEDMPEPDPAEAAAMAEIGLPDGEITTWVDTTAFSGQKFDALAAHASQGENIFFLKMGKERFGELMGMETFVRVKDATGAAVPENDLFAGLR; via the coding sequence ATGATTGACCGGCTCTTGACGCTCATGGCAGTACACGCCCACCCCGACGACGAGGCCACCGGAACCGGAGGGGTCCTCGCGCGGTACGCGGCGGAAGGCATCCGCACGGTTCTCGTGACGTGTACCGATGGCGGTTGCGGTGACGGGCCGGGGGGTGTCAAGCCGGGCGATCCCGGGCACGATCCGGCGGCCGTCGCCCTGATGCGCCGCCAAGAACTCAAGGCGAGCTGTGACGTCCTGAAGGTCAGCGATCTGGAGACGCTGGACTATGCCGACTCCGGGATGATCGGCTGGCCGAGCAATGACGCCCCCGGGTCCTTCTGGCAGACCCCCGTGGAGGAAGGTGCTGCCCGACTTGCGGAACTCATGCGTCACTACCGACCCGATGTGGTCGTCACCTACGACGAGAACGGCTTCTACGGCCACCCCGACCATATTCAGGCCCACCGCATCACGATGGCGGCGCTGGAGATGACCGCGCTGACACCGAAGGTGTACTGGACGACGATGCCTCGCTCGATGATGCAGCGGTTCGGGGAGACCATGCGCGAGTTTCACGAGGACATGCCGGAACCGGATCCTGCCGAGGCCGCCGCGATGGCCGAGATCGGCCTGCCCGACGGTGAGATCACCACATGGGTGGACACCACCGCATTCAGCGGTCAGAAGTTCGATGCGCTGGCCGCGCACGCCAGTCAGGGCGAGAACATCTTCTTCCTCAAGATGGGCAAGGAGAGATTCGGCGAGTTGATGGGCATGGAGACCTTCGTACGTGTCAAGGACGCCACCGGCGCGGCCGTACCCGAGAACGATCTCTTCGCCGGACTGCGCTGA